Proteins encoded by one window of Aspergillus chevalieri M1 DNA, chromosome 6, nearly complete sequence:
- the OGG1 gene encoding 8-oxoguanine glycosylase OGG1 (BUSCO:EOG092628HC;~COG:L;~EggNog:ENOG410PIA2;~InterPro:IPR003265,IPR012904,IPR023170,IPR011257;~PFAM:PF07934,PF00730;~go_function: GO:0003684 - damaged DNA binding [Evidence IEA];~go_function: GO:0003824 - catalytic activity [Evidence IEA];~go_function: GO:0008534 - oxidized purine nucleobase lesion DNA N-glycosylase activity [Evidence IEA];~go_process: GO:0006281 - DNA repair [Evidence IEA];~go_process: GO:0006284 - base-excision repair [Evidence IEA];~go_process: GO:0006289 - nucleotide-excision repair [Evidence IEA]) — MTVGAFSEWRKLPVSLSELCINTTLRCGQSFRWHNVPNSDEWRCVLHGKLLSLKQDPTYLYYRTYRPPKSDTNDNDDTTTLNLIKHYFNLTANLTDFYAQWSSQDPNFKKKAPQFTGIRILRQDAWEALISFICSSNNNISRISQMVEKLCIHYGSFIGTVDDRAYHDFPTPEALTGAEVEGRLRGLGFGYRAKYIYQTAVIVAKEREKGWLDGLCNPESPAFGVEPGFGGDMKPEGRDGYREAHEKLLELQGVGPKVADCVSLMGLGWGESVPVDTHVWQIAQRDYKFGKGAHKTLNKATYDAVGNHFRKLWGKEAGWAHSVLFTADLRTFSDRLASSKKSKLDVDVNVKEEKDDDVEVEAKVTTAVALKRSASDEGDGDEKKVKAEDDKETKEELNGIVNASQTTTTRRMSKRLRSR; from the exons ATGACTGTTGGTGCTTTTTCAGAATGGCGCAAGCTTCCAGTGAGCCTGAGTGAGCTGTGCATTAACACGACCCTTCGATGTGGTCAATCGTTCCG ATGGCATAATGTCCCCAATAGCGACGAATGGCGATGTGTGCTTCACGGAAAGCTCCTATCCTTGAAACAAGACCCTACCTATCTCTATTATAGAACCTATCGCCCCCCGAAATCAGACAccaacgacaacgacgatACAACAACCCTCAACTTAATCAAACACTACTTCAACCTCACCGCGAACTTAACAGATTTCTACGCTCAATGGTCCTCACAAGACCCGAATTTCAAAAAGAAAGCTCCTCAATTCACGGGGATTCGCATCCTCCGCCAAGACGCCTGGGAAGCGCTCATCTCCTTCATCTGCAGCAGCAATAATAACATTTCGCGCATTTCGCAAATGGTCGAGAAGCTTTGCATACACTATGGGTCATTTATCGGGACAGTTGACGATCGCGCATACCATGACTTCCCAACTCCCGAGGCATTGACGGGTGCCGAGGTTGAGGGTCGTTTGCGCGGGTTGGGATTCGGATACCGCGCCAAGTATATTTACCAGACGGCGGTTATTGTCGCGAAGGAGCGAGAGAAGGGCTGGTTGGATGGGTTGTGTAACCCGGAGTCACCAGCCTTTGGGGTTGAGCCTGGATTCGGAGGCGATATGAAACCGGAAGGAAGAGATGGCTATCGAGAGGCGCATGAGAAGCTACTGGAGCTGCAAGGTGTCGGGCCAAAGGTCGCCGACTGTGTCTCATTAATGGGACTGGGGTGGGGAGAGTCTGTGCCTGTGGACACACATG TATGGCAAATCGCCCAACGAGACTACAAGTTCGGCAAAGGCGCACACAAGACTCTTAATAAAGCCACGTACGATGCTGTCGGCAACCACTTCCGCAAACTCTGGGGCAAAGAAGCCGGTTGGGCACATAGTGTCCTGTTCACGGCTGATCTGAGGACATTCTCTGATCGACTCGCCTCGTCTAAGAAATCCAAGTTGGACGTCGATGTCAAcgtgaaggaggagaaagatgacGATGTGGAAGTAGAGGCCAAAGTTACGACTGCTGTTGCGCTCAAGAGGTCTGCTAGTGACGAAGGCGATGGcgatgagaagaaggtcAAGGCCGAAGACGATAAAGAAACAAAGGAGGAACTGAATGGCATCGTCAATGCTTCGCAAACGACAACAACGAGGAGGATGTCGAAGCGGCTTCGGAGCCGCTAA
- a CDS encoding uncharacterized protein (COG:S;~EggNog:ENOG410Q1B7): MFPMPTRPWPTIALEMGYSETHDALMNDADLLLEGTRGNIALAINVKIEPLGPDSKQTQKGYVELHKFDAGTRK, encoded by the coding sequence ATGTTCCCAATGCCTACCCGCCCATGGCCAACAATTGCCTTAGAAATGGGCTACTCAGAAACGCATGATGCGCTCATGAACGATGCGGACCTCTTACTTGAAGGTACAAGGGGAAACATAGCGCTTGCCATCAATGTCAAGATAGAACCTCTAGGCCCCGATTCTAAACAGACCCAAAAGGGCTATGTTGAACTTCACAAGTTTGATGCGGGCACTAGGAAGTGA
- a CDS encoding uncharacterized protein (COG:S;~EggNog:ENOG410PHYQ;~InterPro:IPR036864,IPR021858,IPR001138;~PFAM:PF00172,PF11951;~go_function: GO:0000981 - DNA-binding transcription factor activity, RNA polymerase II-specific [Evidence IEA];~go_function: GO:0008270 - zinc ion binding [Evidence IEA];~go_process: GO:0006355 - regulation of transcription, DNA-templated [Evidence IEA]), with protein sequence MRSRTGCLTCRARKLKCDEQKPQCSQCRKGSRECRPSEGVIFRHQQNASMNKDAEEASSSGRGNLKGFYSYKNTFDKDSVWLDIPKQVVFVDNSDPYNDDLEATLQESEAAILAANAQSQNWNGNSDIRDGEVQGLEALSTAAAHDRFSFPSLSDQTHSSMPDSSPFTAISPPTSSGPSPGRTRSIPPHASPPVSISSNPTSNHNNNINFLLNPSHSLSPPVDPSIQQPARSSSLSARSDASRPPAESITGVAAESDHEVAFLLRHYAEAPGLWMDLFDLGTYFASYVPIRALTNPLLKYAACAFSAKQLARVKGAKAPVGGVTSKQSAMESWPDMQKENWYWYGAKYYDKAIQLLMKELQPDKGPPPLSTPEAFGQWQAAELCEDNDENPRKRRRRHTNSRLSNGVHSDEVLTATAILSVYEFLDATPAWNRHLSGVKSLLDVAEVGVLPLEQHPLDPFQAPKKSGLSKARKAIFWNFARQDYLAAFINEGHTRLNTEDLVLWTEAGLQLDNMGFVRPTNTNAAGYPEGNDVMKEDLISNALIWILSKIVNFISAGDNVHLDQNTIDTGPLGVSQHVLLERWYRLEAELDAWHNGLPDTFRPCARITPSTLPQYRPVDDADADAASLPEVWHCMPMCSATMQHYHMARILLLINKPHDSTSRRSTIANRLNSYRSIESEIRYHSREILGISLARPDSSVRIHSLQPLFVSGQCLTEARERRLIVRLLRDVERDLGWATGYRVKQLLREWGWVEGEGEYDMIEGGVS encoded by the exons ATGCGATCGCGCACAGGCTG CTTGACGTGTCGGGCTAGGAAATTAAAAT GCGATGAGCAAAAACCGCAGTGTTCGCAATGTCGCAAAGGAAGCCGAGAGTGTCGACCGAGCGAAGGCGTGATCTTCCGACATCAGCAGAATGCGTCGATGAATAAGGATGCCGAGGAGGCTTCATCGAGCGGTCGGGGGAATCTGAAGGGGTTCTATTCGTATAAGAATACGTTTGATAAAGATAGTGTTTGGTTGGATATCCCGAAGCAGGTGGTCTTTGTCGACAACTCTGATCCGTATAACGACGATCTCGAAGCGACGCTACAGGAGTCCGAAGCCGCGATATTGGCTGCGAATGCGCAGAGTCAGAATTGGAATGGGAATAGCGATATCCGTGATGGAGAGGTACAAGGCTTGGAGGCTTTGTCCACAGCAGCCGCTCACGATCGGTTTTCATTCCCTTCTTTGAGTGATCAAACTCACTCATCCATGCCGGACAGTTCTCCCTTTACTGCTATCTCACCACCTACATCTTCTGGACCCTCTCCTGGCCGAACGCGCTCGATCCCGCCGCATGCCTCACCACCGGTCTCGATTTCGTCGAACCCGACATCCAACCATAACAATAATATCAACTTCCTCCTCAACCCGTCTCACTCGTTGTCTCCACCAGTCGACCCGAGCATCCAACAACCAGCCAGAAGCTCCTCGCTATCAGCAAGATCAGACGCATCGCGACCACCCGCAGAATCGATAACCGGTGTGGCCGCCGAATCCGATCACGAAGTCGCCTTCCTCTTAAGACATTATGCAGAAGCGCCGGGCCTGTG GATGGACCTCTTCGACCTGGGGACGTATTTCGCCTCGTATGTCCCCATCAGAGCCCTCACTAACCCTCTCTTGAAATACGCCGCGTGCGCGTTCTCCGCGAAACAACTGGCCCGGGTTAAAGGCGCCAAAGCTCCTGTAGGCGGTGTCACTTCGAAACAATCAGCCATGGAGAGCTGGCCGGACATGCAGAAAGAAAACTGGTATTGGTACGGCGCGAAGTATTATGATAAGGCTATCCAGCTTTTGATGAAGGAGCTGCAGCCCGATAAGGGGCCCCCTCCGTTGAGTACACCTGAGGCGTTTGGACAGTGGCAGGCTGCTGAGCTGTGCGAGGATAACGACGAGAACCCGCGCAAGCGTCGACGGCGGCATACGAATAGTCGTCTTTCGAATGGGGTTCATTCAGATGAAGTGTTGACTGCCACGGCGATTCTGTCGGTTTATGAGTTTCTCGATGCCACGCCGGCGTGGAATCGGCATTTGAGTGGTGTAAAGTCGCTGCTTGATGTTGCTGAGGTTGGCGTGCTGCCATTGGAACAGCATCCTCTTGATCCGTTTCAGGCGCCGAAGAAGTCTGGATTGTCCAAGGCGAGGAAAGCCATATTCTGGAACTTTGCACGGCAGGATTACCTTGCAGCTT TCATCAACGAAGGTCACACGAGATTAAACACCGAGGACCTCGTCCTCTGGACAGAAGCTGGCCTCCAGCTCGATAACATGGGCTTCGTACGCCCCACCAACACAAACGCTGCCGGCTACCCCGAAGGCAACGACGTAATGAAAGAAGATCTCATCTCCAACGCGCTCATCTGGATCCTCTCCAAAATCGTCAACTTCATCAGCGCCGGCGACAACGTGCACCTCGACCAAAACACAATCGACACTGGCCCCCTCGGTGTCTCCCAACATGTCCTCCTCGAGCGCTGGTACCGCCTCGAAGCCGAGCTCGACGCCTGGCACAACGGCCTCCCAGACACTTTCCGTCCCTGCGCGCGCATCACCCCGTCAACCCTCCCACAGTACCGACCCGTCGATGACGCAGACGCCGACGCTGCCTCGCTCCCAGAAGTCTGGCATTGCATGCCCATGTGCTCTGCGACAATGCAGCACTACCATATGGCGCGCATATTGCTGCTAATTAACAAGCCGCACGACTCCACCAGCCGCCGTAGCACGATTGCCAACCGGCTGAACTCGTACCGCTCCATTGAGAGCGAGATACGGTACCACAGCCGCGAGATCCTGGGCATATCATTGGCGAGACCGGATAGTTCGGTTAGGATCCACTCACTGCAGCCGCTGTTTGTTAGTGGGCAGTGTTTGACAGAggcgagggagaggaggttgATTGTTAGGTTGTTGAGGGATGTGGAGAGGGATCTTGGGTGGGCGACTGGGTATCGGGTTAAGCAGTTGTTGAGGGAGTGGGGGTGGGTTGAGGGGGAGGGTGAGTATGATATGATTGAGGGTGGCGTTTCGTGA